The genomic DNA TTTCCGGTATTTACTCCTATAACTACCTTTATCCCTTTTACTATTCCTATTAATATCTCTGTTTTTACATGCGATTTTACTTTTCTTAATTCTTTTCCTCTTTTCCATGAAAGCTTGTATGTGTCTGCATATCCAAATCCGGTTCCATCTGCTATTACGCAATAAAACTCTTTATTTTTCATCTCTTTCATTATATCTTTTGCTATTCTTTCTACGAGTTCATTTAAATTTTCAATTTGGAGTTTATTTATTCTGTAATGCATTGTAGAGAAATCTGGTATTTCATTGAAATATTTTAATTCTCTTAATTCTTCTTCCAGCTCTCTAAAAGATAAATCTTTAAGGACTTTTAGAATTAGGGCGAATATAATAATTTTATCGTCATATTTTTTAGGTCTTCCTCTCTTTTTTTCTTTTTCAGTTATTATATTATGTAGTTCATTTAAATATTTAGATGCTATTTTTAAAATTTTATGCTTAGAAACTTTTCTTTTCATCTTCATAACCTCTAACTTTTACCAGTTTTTTAACCTTGGTAAACAATGATTAGATAATATGTTAAGCAACTGATTGTTTGTCAAGTATTAGCGAATTTTTAAACACTCTCACTTTATTTTTCTAAAGTTAAGTTTTAAAAAATATCTTCTTTATTTACATCTAATTCTAATAGTTTTGAAGGCTCCTTATCATCTTTATTAGAAGAATTTTGTTCAAAATATGTAATTATTATTCCATTTCTTAAAGCAAAAAGTGTAAGTCCAAGCGTTACCATAGAAGTTCCACCACTTATATTTACAACTATATCTTCATCTTTATAAGCACTTTTTTTAATTTTAGATGCTAAATTTATTAATTCTTTCTTTATTTCTTCAAAATTATTAAAATCAATAGGATTTGTAAATTCAACTTTGTTTCTAAAATTAGGTAAAACTATATCTAAGCATTCTAAAAATTCTTCTTTTTGTTTTGAAGATTCAGGACTTGTAAGCATATAAACTTTTTCTAAATTATCTCTATAATCATATATATGCCTTAGGGGTAATTCCCAATTTAATTCTAAATTTCTTTTACCAAGCAAGCCTTGCTTTAAATTTTCTTTAAATTGTTCAAATTTATCAATATTTCCATTAGGTTTAGATAAAGCCATTAATAAAACTTTTTTTGTGTTAGGTTTTAAAGGATATAAAATTATAAAAAATGCTCCTACTATGAAAATATCTATACCTGATGCAACTGCTAACCACCAATTTCCATCCTTTAAGAAATCTGCAAACCAAGATAACAATGTCAAAATAGAAATAAAACCAATAAGTCCATATAATCCTTCAAATTTTCCGGTAAATAAATCTTTTAAAATTAGAGAAGTAGTTTTTCCTAAAGTATTAAATTTGAAAGAAATAATTAAGAATGAAATTATGATTTGAACGATTGTTATATAGGTAACATAATTTTTATAAAGGTTATAACCTACTGCGATTGAAAGTAAAATTACAATACATATAATGAAAAAAATAGCAAACCTATTTCCCATAGAAATTTTACTCCAAAAATCCATATCCTATGGCAGTTTTTGCTCCTAATCCTATGTATCTAAATGCTTTTCTTAAATCTTCTTTTAAATTTCCTCCGTATATATGGGTATTTTTAAAATAAAATCTAAATGTAGTGCCTTCCGGTATAGCTAAAAATGTTATCGGATTTGGTTGTTGCCAATCTGCCGGTGGCTCATTATTTTGATAATAATCCGGAAAATGAACATTCATAATATCAATATCAAATCCTTTAAACTCTTTTGGATAAGCATCTAAAAAGATAAGTTTTCCTTTATATTCTTGATTTCCGAATATATCAACTAATTTTTTAATTTTTTCTTCTTCAATGGAATTTATAAACTCTATTAAATCATTATTTATTTTATCTAAATCTTCTTTTGATAAATCATTTTTTATTTCTTTAAATTCTTCATTAAACTTATTGCCTTTTATCTTTTTTAAAAAATCTTCTTTAACCTTATCAAATTTATCTTCTTTATAGCTTTCTATCAATTTTTCTAAAACAAAAAATTTATAGCTATCCCAATTTGCCAGTTCCCAAATTTTATATGCTCTCAAAACTCCTTTTACGGCAGATGATGGAATATAAGGAACTCCATAAACATGATGAAGTTTTATAGAAACTTCTAAAACAGAGCCACTCCCGAGTCCAACCACAAGCCTTGAAGATGTTTTAAAGGAAAAACTACAATCAGAAATGTTTTCCTGTCTTTCATTAATCTTACTTATAACTTCTTTTATTCTTCCCTCTTTGATTTCTTTTAATAGATAATTTCTGTTGGTTTCAAATTTATTTCTTAATTTTAGAAATCTATTAATTAATTCGCAATTTTCTTTATTTTTGTTCTCATTTCCTTTTTTTTCATTATATTCATGTATACTTCTGCCTTGTAATTTTATAGAAAAAGATACTTCTTCATATTTATCTGAATTATTTTTCGTTTTTCTTTTATTACAGTTAAGTAATTCGGTAAAAAATTTTCCGTCTAATTTTTCTTTACTTATTTCATAACCTTTATATTTAATTTCTATAAGTTTATTCATGCCAACTTTAAATACTTCATCATCTTTTAAAACTAAAGAAAAAGCTAAGTTTTTTGGAAATGCTATCTCTAAAAGTTCTTTTTTATCTTCTTTCTCAAGGAAAAAATCCAAATATTTGTTTAATAAAAGAGATATATTGTCAATTTTCCAATTATGAGCTTTTAAAACTTCGTTTGTATCCATTGGTATAGGTGAAACTAATCTTATATTTATCATCTTTACCCCTCATTACCTTTTTTATCTTCTATCATTGCATCAACAAACCTTTTAAGCCAGTTTAAAAATCTTAATGTTTCTTCTGTGGTTAATATATATTTATAAGTTTCCGTAAAAACTAAATTTCTAAAAATTGAATCTTGTAATTCTAAACTCAAAAATTGAAAATAAGCCTGTATATTAAACTCATCTATACTTTTCTCTTTTAGATTATAATTCAAATATCTGTTGTAGTTATCTCTAAGCTTTCTAAATAGCTCATTAAATTCATTTTTTTTATTTTCTCCTTCTTTATTTTTCTTTGATTTAATCAAATTTCTATACTCATCTTGAATCTTTTTTAATTCGTTTAATTTTTTATAAAAATCAAAAAAGTCATTTCTATTGCCCTTATAAATATCTTTTTCTCCAAAAATGTTTTTAGTATATTCATTTTCTTCAAATAAATATCTTCCAATAATATAAGCCAACATCAAATGCTCAGGATTGCCTTTTGAAAATAAAAAAGCCATTGTATTTCCAAAACCATTTGTTAATATTAAAGTAGGTGCTTTTTTTACTAAGGATTTAAATTTTTCTGCTAACTCTAAATCTTTTATAGAATTTACACATTCATAACTATATTCTGCTCTTTTTTGTTCAAGAGTTTTTCCCATTTTTTTATCCTCCGATATGAAGTTTTGTGAAACCTCTTCCTAAGGTTTCATCTCCACCAAATTGGAAAATTTTATCTTCTATAAAAGATGTTATTTTTCCTAATCTCTTTTCATTACCTGTTCTTGAAAAGATTAAGTTATAAAAAATTGTTTCAGCCGGAACAAGTTCCTCATACCATAAAGCTTTGTCTGAAACTGTACCTTTTGTCTGGTCTATCCTTATTCTTGCATTTACTTCTGTATGATTTTTTACAAAATATCTAAATCTATCATCTGAAATGATAGCTATTTTTTCTTTTTCTATCTCTTTTTTCAAATTTTCAGGAAGAGCATTATATAGTTTTTCAATCTTATCTTGTTCGTTAGACTTTTGAGTAAAAGATATTTCTTCTAAAACTAAGAATTGATTATTTATAACTATTTCTTCACCGGCAATTGTTTCTTCATCTTTAAGCTCTATATTTAAATCTAAACCTTTACCGGTATCTCTTTTATATCTTTCTATTACCATAGGGCAGGTTATCCATGCAAAAATGCCTCTTACAGATTTTACCGGAAAGAATAAAATCTTAGCATCTGTAAAAATTACATCTCCTTCTTGCTCTCCATATCCGAAAATTTCAAAAAACTCTTTCTGTTCTGGTGTTAGATTGTCTGATGGTTTGTCAGGAATTTCTACATTCCCAAAAATAGTTTTTCCATAATCAGCTCTTATTACTCCTTTTATAGAAGAAGAAGGAATAACCGGAAAATCCGTGTGGGCTTCTCTTTGTATCGGTAAATCTATAATGTCTAAGGTTGTTCCACTTCCAACATGAAGTGGCGTATGACAATGATAAAATACTGCATTTTTATCCATTTTTTCTTCCTCCTACTTTTCCTATTATTGATAATCCAAAACCTGCTGGATTTTTTACATCAAAATAAGGATATTCATTTATTAAAAATGATGGTTTTAACCAAAATCTGTCAAAGATTTCATCTAATTTATTTTCATCTTCAAGTTTATAATAAAATACAGAACCTTCCGGTATAAGTCTAAAAATTCTTGTAGGAAAAGATTTGTTTTGATTGTGTAAATTAATCCAACCGGAATAAGATATAATACTTTCTATTTGTTGTATTAATAATTTTGCACCTTCTATATAAGGAATTCCATTTGTTGGAGTTAGAAGGACAATTTTAAAAAATTTATCTTCTTTAACTGATTTTTTAATCTCTTCTTTTATATCTTTAAATCTTTCTTTTATATCAATATCTAAATTTTGTATTTTTGCAGATTTTGATTCTCCTCCTACGGTTATATAATCAAGCTGTATATTATCTTCTGTTTCAACTGCTATATTTACATCTTCATAAAATCTTAAAAAATCTTGGAAATATAAATATCCTTCTTTTGTTGTTCTTGTTTTTCTTTCTAAGGATATACCGGCTCTCAGTTCTGTTTCATATAGATTTTTAAAATCTTTCTCTTCTAATTTTTCTGATTTTAGATAATTTTTTAATCCGTCTTCTGAAATATAAGGCTGAGGATTTTTTAATTTTTCTTTTATTTCATAATCAAGGGTATATTCTAAATCATATATATTTGAAAAAATTTCTTTTGTATAATTTAATCTTGGTATTATTATTTCTTTTTCATATAACTTTATATCTGCCGGTGTTTTAAAGAAGAATTTATTTTCTTCAATATATGATATAAAACTGATATTTAGATTTTTACCGGTTTTTTTGTTTAAAGCAGATAAAATTGGCACAGGATTTAAGAAAAAATTACCGGATTTAAAATTATCTTCACCGGCATTAAACGGTTTACCATTTCCGAAAATTAAAACATCAATTGGCATTATCTTTATCATCTTTAACCTCTAAGCTGTTTTCATTTAGAAATTTTAAAATTTTTAAAACAGAAGAAAAATCATCTTTTTCATTAAAATCAACAATATTCTTTATGGTATTTTTTATATCATCTTTAATATCCTTTTTCTTCATTAAATAATCTGCAATTGTTTTAAAAAGTTCTTTTTCCGGATTTAAATCTTTTACTAAATCCTGATACTGATATGCCATAGTTCTTGGTATGTTTGTTTTTAAAAATTTAGTTATTTCCTCTATTTTATCCCATTCTTTTGTAATTTGCGCATAGCTGTAAGAATGTTTTATATATTTTATGCAAACCCTATTTTTGCCTTTATTTTTTGCTTCTGTTTCACATTGTCTAACTTGCTCTAAAACATAGTTAAGTGGTAATCTGTGATGGGCAAATACAACTCCGGCACTCATTGTGAATTTATATTCCATATTATCCGAATATTGAGGTTTTATATGTTCTTCATAAAAAGCCTTTGTTTTATCTTCAAATTTATCTCTTATTTCTTTGGCACATCTTAAAGCAGTATCAACCGGAAGCAATGCTAAAACATCATCTCCACCGGCATAAACTAAATAACCATTATTTTTATTTACTATATTTTTAACTTCTTTTGAAAAACCAGATAGAGTTTTACTTAATTCTTTTTGTATTTTATAATCTTTTAAAATTCCCAGCTTTTTACCCATATTATCCCCATCCATAAGGATAATAGCATAATGATAAATAGGCTTTATTTTATATTTCTCAGATTTTTCATATTTTTTGTAGAATTCATTTAATCTCTCTCTTACTTGTTCTGCTTTTTGACTATCTTCTTCTATAGTTTTCCAATTTTTCTCATTTTCCCAAAAAGTAGGCATAAGATATTCACCATCTATTTTTTCTAAATCTCTTTCATCTTTTAGAGATTCTATTTCTTTAAATATATTTAGAATCTCCCTTTCTAAATTGTTTTCTTTGATTTTCTTTTTTACCGGTATCATACTAATATCACTGATAGATGGAACTTTTTCTCTTTTTTTATAAACTTTATCTCTAAATAATCTCTTACCAAGACAAAATCCACATAATCTTTCTTTCTCACCTATTTTTATTTTGTATTTTTTCTTTAAATTTTCCCAAAATTTTTCTCCTCTGTAATCGGTAGAAGTAGCACCGAGGATAATTCTCTCTCCGCAAACACTACATTTATAAGCACCTCTTATAACTTCCGGTTTTAGCTCATATATGGTATTCATAAAAACTTTATAATCCGGATGTTCAAAAATGTTTTTCTCAATTTCTAAATCAACAACTTTAAATCCTTCAATATATTTAGGTTCTTTATATTTAAAACCTTTTAATGTTGCAATATATTTATCAAGTTCTTCTAATGTCTGAATATAATCGCTTTCATATTTTTTTAATGCAATAATTATATTTAATGCATTCTCTATCTGTTTTTCTGCTAAATTTTTAATATTTTCATCTGCAATATCTTCTTCAAAATTTAATAAATTTTTAATTAAAATTTCTCTAAAAAGATTTTCTGTATTCTCTATAAATTCTTTTATTTTTTCTTTTTCTAAATCTATAAAAAAGATTGATATATTTGTTATGTCAGCAATTTCTGAGTTTGAGTCTAAAAGATTTTCATCCGGAAAAATAAATTCCGGATTGTATTTTTCTTTTATATTTTTTAAGATTTCTTTCATAATATGATTTACAATAAAACTTCCTGCCCATAAATCAATCGTTTTTTTAGAATATGTTATAAGTTTTTGCACTGATGGTATTGTTATTTTACATAAATATCTCTCAGCCATCTTATCTGCCCCAATTGGTTTTTAGGAAATTTATAAGATTGTTTCTATATTCATAATATTTTTTATCATCTACATTTACAAATATGATATCTTTTCCTTTTACTATAACTTTATATTTGTCATTATGTGGCTTAAACTGAGAATAAAAGTTAGATAATATAATGCTGTATTCATCATTTTCTTTTTTTATGGATACAAAAAGCTGAGAAGCTCTTCTTAAACTTTTATTTTCTTTTTGGAGTTCTACGGAAAATTTGCCACTTGGATACTGAATATTTAATCCAAATGATGGATTTACTAAATTTATGCTTTTTTTGTTTTCTCTAAATGCATTCATAATAATTTTAAAATCATTAGTAGCTTTTTTATCTGAAGGATTTGCTTTTTGTGGATTATTTGGATTTATTCTAAAACCTCTATAATATCTACCTAAATTATCTAGAACATCTTCCCACGAAGATGCTCTTTGTCTTACTATTTCAATATTATATTTCCCATCAAAAAAAGTATTAATAACCGGTATATCTGTTTCTGTCTTTTCTTTTTTTATTAAGCTAATTAAATTTTCTATGGATATTTTTATGGCTTTATTAATATCTTCTTCTTTATATTTTTCAAATTCAAAATCTCCTATTTTTACCTTAGAACCTTTTATCTGCCAACTTCCGAAACCTCTTCTACTTCTTAACCCAAAACCTCCTAATGCAGTAGCAAGATAAAATGATAGAAGTATCAATCGTCTTTCTTCGGCTGATAAGTTATTGTTAAACAAAAATGATATTTCAAATATTCCTTCTTTTATTACATTTAATACTCTTTCTTTATTTACATTTATTGTAAATCCAAGATATTTTGCCCCTGCTTTTTGGAGAGTAAGATTTTTTTCTATTTTTAAATCTTTTTTATTTGATATCAAAAGGCGAAAAGGAGATTTTGTAGTTTGAGAACCAAATAATCTATCT from Venenivibrio stagnispumantis includes the following:
- a CDS encoding transposase; this translates as MKRKVSKHKILKIASKYLNELHNIITEKEKKRGRPKKYDDKIIIFALILKVLKDLSFRELEEELRELKYFNEIPDFSTMHYRINKLQIENLNELVERIAKDIMKEMKNKEFYCVIADGTGFGYADTYKLSWKRGKELRKVKSHVKTEILIGIVKGIKVVIGVNTG
- the cmr6 gene encoding type III-B CRISPR module RAMP protein Cmr6; the encoded protein is MINIRLVSPIPMDTNEVLKAHNWKIDNISLLLNKYLDFFLEKEDKKELLEIAFPKNLAFSLVLKDDEVFKVGMNKLIEIKYKGYEISKEKLDGKFFTELLNCNKRKTKNNSDKYEEVSFSIKLQGRSIHEYNEKKGNENKNKENCELINRFLKLRNKFETNRNYLLKEIKEGRIKEVISKINERQENISDCSFSFKTSSRLVVGLGSGSVLEVSIKLHHVYGVPYIPSSAVKGVLRAYKIWELANWDSYKFFVLEKLIESYKEDKFDKVKEDFLKKIKGNKFNEEFKEIKNDLSKEDLDKINNDLIEFINSIEEEKIKKLVDIFGNQEYKGKLIFLDAYPKEFKGFDIDIMNVHFPDYYQNNEPPADWQQPNPITFLAIPEGTTFRFYFKNTHIYGGNLKEDLRKAFRYIGLGAKTAIGYGFLE
- the cmr5 gene encoding type III-B CRISPR module-associated protein Cmr5 → MGKTLEQKRAEYSYECVNSIKDLELAEKFKSLVKKAPTLILTNGFGNTMAFLFSKGNPEHLMLAYIIGRYLFEENEYTKNIFGEKDIYKGNRNDFFDFYKKLNELKKIQDEYRNLIKSKKNKEGENKKNEFNELFRKLRDNYNRYLNYNLKEKSIDEFNIQAYFQFLSLELQDSIFRNLVFTETYKYILTTEETLRFLNWLKRFVDAMIEDKKGNEG
- the cmr4 gene encoding type III-B CRISPR module RAMP protein Cmr4, which translates into the protein MDKNAVFYHCHTPLHVGSGTTLDIIDLPIQREAHTDFPVIPSSSIKGVIRADYGKTIFGNVEIPDKPSDNLTPEQKEFFEIFGYGEQEGDVIFTDAKILFFPVKSVRGIFAWITCPMVIERYKRDTGKGLDLNIELKDEETIAGEEIVINNQFLVLEEISFTQKSNEQDKIEKLYNALPENLKKEIEKEKIAIISDDRFRYFVKNHTEVNARIRIDQTKGTVSDKALWYEELVPAETIFYNLIFSRTGNEKRLGKITSFIEDKIFQFGGDETLGRGFTKLHIGG
- a CDS encoding type III-B CRISPR module-associated Cmr3 family protein, which codes for MIKIMPIDVLIFGNGKPFNAGEDNFKSGNFFLNPVPILSALNKKTGKNLNISFISYIEENKFFFKTPADIKLYEKEIIIPRLNYTKEIFSNIYDLEYTLDYEIKEKLKNPQPYISEDGLKNYLKSEKLEEKDFKNLYETELRAGISLERKTRTTKEGYLYFQDFLRFYEDVNIAVETEDNIQLDYITVGGESKSAKIQNLDIDIKERFKDIKEEIKKSVKEDKFFKIVLLTPTNGIPYIEGAKLLIQQIESIISYSGWINLHNQNKSFPTRIFRLIPEGSVFYYKLEDENKLDEIFDRFWLKPSFLINEYPYFDVKNPAGFGLSIIGKVGGRKNG
- the cas10 gene encoding type III-B CRISPR-associated protein Cas10/Cmr2, encoding MAERYLCKITIPSVQKLITYSKKTIDLWAGSFIVNHIMKEILKNIKEKYNPEFIFPDENLLDSNSEIADITNISIFFIDLEKEKIKEFIENTENLFREILIKNLLNFEEDIADENIKNLAEKQIENALNIIIALKKYESDYIQTLEELDKYIATLKGFKYKEPKYIEGFKVVDLEIEKNIFEHPDYKVFMNTIYELKPEVIRGAYKCSVCGERIILGATSTDYRGEKFWENLKKKYKIKIGEKERLCGFCLGKRLFRDKVYKKREKVPSISDISMIPVKKKIKENNLEREILNIFKEIESLKDERDLEKIDGEYLMPTFWENEKNWKTIEEDSQKAEQVRERLNEFYKKYEKSEKYKIKPIYHYAIILMDGDNMGKKLGILKDYKIQKELSKTLSGFSKEVKNIVNKNNGYLVYAGGDDVLALLPVDTALRCAKEIRDKFEDKTKAFYEEHIKPQYSDNMEYKFTMSAGVVFAHHRLPLNYVLEQVRQCETEAKNKGKNRVCIKYIKHSYSYAQITKEWDKIEEITKFLKTNIPRTMAYQYQDLVKDLNPEKELFKTIADYLMKKKDIKDDIKNTIKNIVDFNEKDDFSSVLKILKFLNENSLEVKDDKDNAN
- the cmr1 gene encoding type III-B CRISPR module RAMP protein Cmr1, whose protein sequence is MKEITLEVEIITPTLMGGGFGQNDNIRPSEIKGMMRYWFRAIAGSVLGNNIEEIKKVEDRLFGSQTTKSPFRLLISNKKDLKIEKNLTLQKAGAKYLGFTINVNKERVLNVIKEGIFEISFLFNNNLSAEERRLILLSFYLATALGGFGLRSRRGFGSWQIKGSKVKIGDFEFEKYKEEDINKAIKISIENLISLIKKEKTETDIPVINTFFDGKYNIEIVRQRASSWEDVLDNLGRYYRGFRINPNNPQKANPSDKKATNDFKIIMNAFRENKKSINLVNPSFGLNIQYPSGKFSVELQKENKSLRRASQLFVSIKKENDEYSIILSNFYSQFKPHNDKYKVIVKGKDIIFVNVDDKKYYEYRNNLINFLKTNWGR